The Halarchaeum grantii genome includes a window with the following:
- a CDS encoding DNA-directed RNA polymerase subunit D, whose protein sequence is MATDFDVEFIETGDRDARFLVRGITPAFANGIRRAILADVPTLSIDTVRFVENSSVLFDEVLALRMGLVPLTTPEGEFDEDDVVTLAIDVEGPETAYSGDLVSSDPQVEPADENIPLIELKDGQRLEAEAEAKLGRGRDHAKFQGGVAVGYRHLQHVEVGDDASEYAEDEPNIVRGVIEDGDELVATSEFGHDLTNRYPGKEVTVEDVPNAFVFHVESDGSMPVDELVLRAVESLSMRADELREKVSL, encoded by the coding sequence ATGGCAACGGACTTCGACGTCGAATTCATCGAAACGGGCGACCGCGACGCGCGATTCCTCGTCAGAGGGATCACGCCAGCGTTCGCCAACGGCATCCGCCGGGCGATCCTCGCGGACGTCCCGACGCTCTCCATCGACACCGTGCGGTTCGTCGAGAACTCGAGCGTCCTGTTCGACGAGGTGCTCGCCCTCCGCATGGGGCTCGTCCCGCTGACGACCCCGGAGGGCGAGTTCGACGAGGACGACGTCGTCACCCTCGCCATCGACGTGGAGGGACCGGAGACCGCGTACAGCGGTGATCTGGTCTCCTCTGACCCGCAAGTCGAACCCGCCGACGAGAACATTCCCCTCATCGAGCTGAAGGACGGGCAGCGTCTGGAAGCCGAGGCCGAGGCCAAACTCGGTCGGGGTCGCGACCACGCGAAGTTCCAAGGCGGGGTGGCCGTCGGTTACCGCCACCTCCAGCACGTCGAGGTCGGTGACGACGCCTCCGAGTACGCTGAAGACGAACCGAACATCGTCCGTGGCGTCATCGAGGACGGCGACGAGCTCGTCGCCACCTCGGAGTTCGGCCACGACCTCACGAACCGGTATCCGGGGAAGGAGGTCACGGTCGAGGACGTCCCGAACGCCTTCGTCTTCCACGTCGAGTCCGACGGGTCGATGCCCGTCGACGAACTGGTGCTCCGCGCCGTGGAGTCACTCTCCATGCGCGCGGACGAACTACGCGAGAAGGTCAGTCTCTAA
- a CDS encoding 30S ribosomal protein S11 — MAENDADGKWGIAHVHASFNNTLLTVTDETGAETLAKSSGGAVVKQNRDEASPYAAMQMAEQLAEDLKEQGIEGVHVRVRGPGGNLQRSPGPGAQATIRALARAGLEIGRIEDVTPIPHDGTRPPKNSGY, encoded by the coding sequence ATGGCAGAGAACGACGCAGACGGCAAGTGGGGCATCGCACACGTGCACGCCTCGTTCAACAACACGCTGCTCACGGTCACCGACGAGACCGGCGCCGAGACGCTGGCCAAGTCCAGCGGCGGTGCCGTCGTCAAGCAGAACCGTGACGAGGCGTCCCCCTACGCCGCGATGCAGATGGCCGAACAGCTCGCCGAAGACCTGAAAGAACAGGGTATCGAGGGCGTCCACGTCCGCGTCCGTGGCCCCGGTGGAAACCTCCAGCGGAGCCCCGGCCCCGGTGCGCAGGCCACCATCCGAGCGCTCGCTCGCGCGGGCCTCGAGATCGGCCGCATCGAGGACGTCACCCCGATCCCCCACGACGGGACCCGCCCGCCGAAGAACAGCGGTTACTAA
- a CDS encoding 30S ribosomal protein S13, which yields MSEEQQAETDEEEDIRYFVRIGQTDLDGTKSVERALSEMDGIGRRVSRVVAANADVDRTATLGRLDDEPIERIVEAVENFADEVPDWLANRRNDFYTGETEHITGNDVSLTRNQDVNRMRMIRSYKGVRHERGQKVRGQRTKSTGRTEGTIGVNVEALKEEAAEEEEGGE from the coding sequence ATGAGCGAAGAACAACAAGCGGAGACGGACGAAGAGGAGGACATCCGATACTTCGTCCGCATCGGGCAGACCGACCTCGACGGCACCAAGTCCGTCGAGCGCGCCCTCTCCGAGATGGACGGCATCGGCCGCCGGGTCTCCCGCGTGGTCGCCGCCAACGCCGACGTGGATCGAACCGCCACGCTCGGCCGTCTCGACGATGAGCCGATCGAGCGCATCGTCGAGGCAGTGGAGAACTTCGCCGACGAAGTTCCTGACTGGCTGGCGAACCGCCGGAACGACTTCTACACCGGCGAGACCGAACACATCACGGGCAACGACGTCTCCCTCACCCGGAATCAGGACGTTAACCGGATGCGGATGATCCGGTCCTACAAGGGCGTGCGCCACGAGCGCGGACAGAAGGTCCGCGGTCAGCGCACGAAGTCCACCGGGCGTACGGAGGGCACCATCGGTGTCAACGTCGAGGCCCTGAAGGAAGAAGCAGCAGAAGAAGAGGAGGGTGGTGAATAA
- the eno gene encoding phosphopyruvate hydratase produces MTRIETVRLRAVLDSRGNKTVEADVLTESGGFGRAAAPSGASTGEYEAIELPVNEAIAAAREHAVPRLEGRVYAGDQREVDETLRAADGTEDFSEIGANSAVAISMAAAKAGADVLGAPLYQHLGGAFRGGNFPVPLGNVVGGGEHAQEATAIQEFLAAPVGAPSVKDAVFANAQVHAEIGDLLEERDTPAAKGDEGAWAPPISDADAFELVAEAVETVEDEVGFEIKFGLDMAAAETFEDGEYVYGDEVRSTEEQIDYVAGLVDEYDLAYVEDPLDEDAYEAFAELTDRVGDRTLICGDDLFVTNVERLEDGIEEGAGNSILIKPNQIGTLSDAFDAIELATRNGYESVVSHRSGETEDTTIAHLAVATDAPFIKTGTVQGERTAKLNELIRIADEAL; encoded by the coding sequence GTGACACGAATCGAAACCGTCCGCCTGCGCGCAGTCCTCGACTCGCGCGGCAACAAGACCGTGGAAGCGGACGTACTCACGGAATCCGGCGGCTTCGGCCGCGCGGCCGCCCCGTCCGGGGCGTCCACCGGTGAGTACGAAGCCATCGAGCTGCCGGTCAACGAGGCCATCGCGGCGGCCCGCGAGCACGCGGTACCCCGTCTCGAGGGTCGCGTCTACGCCGGCGACCAGCGCGAAGTGGACGAGACGCTTCGTGCAGCCGACGGCACCGAGGACTTCTCGGAGATCGGCGCGAACTCCGCGGTCGCGATCAGCATGGCGGCGGCGAAGGCGGGGGCGGACGTCCTCGGCGCGCCGCTCTACCAGCATCTCGGCGGCGCCTTCCGTGGCGGGAACTTCCCGGTTCCCCTCGGGAACGTCGTCGGCGGCGGCGAGCACGCCCAGGAGGCAACGGCCATCCAGGAGTTCCTCGCCGCACCGGTCGGTGCGCCGAGCGTGAAGGACGCGGTCTTCGCGAACGCGCAGGTTCACGCCGAGATCGGCGACCTGCTCGAGGAGCGCGACACGCCCGCGGCGAAGGGCGACGAGGGCGCGTGGGCGCCCCCGATCTCGGACGCGGACGCGTTCGAACTCGTCGCGGAGGCCGTCGAGACCGTCGAGGACGAGGTCGGCTTCGAGATCAAGTTCGGCCTCGACATGGCGGCCGCCGAGACCTTCGAGGACGGCGAGTACGTCTACGGTGACGAGGTCCGCTCCACGGAGGAGCAGATCGACTACGTCGCCGGACTGGTCGACGAGTACGACCTCGCGTACGTCGAGGACCCGCTCGACGAGGACGCCTACGAGGCGTTCGCCGAGCTCACCGACCGCGTCGGTGACCGGACGCTCATCTGTGGTGACGACCTGTTCGTCACGAACGTCGAGCGTCTGGAGGACGGCATCGAGGAGGGCGCTGGGAACAGCATCCTCATCAAGCCGAACCAGATCGGCACCCTCTCCGACGCCTTCGACGCCATCGAGCTCGCCACCCGGAACGGCTACGAGTCGGTCGTGAGCCACCGGAGCGGCGAGACCGAGGACACGACGATCGCACACCTCGCCGTGGCGACCGACGCCCCGTTCATCAAGACGGGGACGGTCCAGGGCGAGCGCACCGCCAAACTCAACGAACTCATCCGCATCGCGGACGAGGCACTATGA
- the rpsB gene encoding 30S ribosomal protein S2, producing MSENEDSEAELEEAPEDAAEVADEESETTAEVDVEQTESADDDATEAPETAAQTEDVMPDEEADLLIPVEDYLAAGVHIGTQQKTKDMERFIHRVRTDGLYVLDVSTTDERIRTAADFLENYNPEQILVTSSRQYGRFPAEKFADAVGARARTGRFIPGTLTNPKYDGYIEPDVVVVTDPIGDSQAVKEAITVGIPVIAMCDSNNSTSNVDLVVPTNNKGRRALSVVYWLLANEVLDRRGAEPSYSLEDFESEI from the coding sequence ATGAGCGAGAACGAAGACAGCGAGGCCGAACTCGAGGAGGCCCCCGAGGACGCCGCCGAGGTCGCGGACGAGGAGTCCGAGACGACGGCGGAGGTCGACGTCGAGCAGACGGAGTCTGCGGACGACGACGCCACGGAGGCACCCGAGACGGCCGCACAGACGGAAGACGTAATGCCCGACGAGGAAGCCGACCTCCTCATCCCGGTCGAGGATTACCTGGCCGCGGGTGTCCACATCGGCACGCAGCAGAAGACCAAGGACATGGAGCGGTTCATTCACCGCGTCCGGACCGACGGTCTCTACGTGCTCGACGTCTCGACGACGGACGAGCGCATCCGCACTGCGGCGGACTTCCTCGAGAACTACAACCCCGAGCAGATCCTGGTCACGTCCTCGCGCCAGTACGGTCGCTTCCCCGCTGAGAAGTTCGCGGACGCGGTCGGCGCGCGCGCCCGGACGGGTCGCTTCATCCCGGGAACGCTGACGAACCCGAAGTACGACGGCTACATCGAGCCGGACGTCGTGGTCGTCACGGACCCGATCGGCGACAGCCAGGCGGTGAAGGAAGCGATCACGGTCGGTATCCCCGTGATCGCGATGTGTGACTCGAACAACTCCACGAGCAACGTCGACCTCGTCGTTCCGACGAACAACAAGGGTCGTCGTGCGCTCTCGGTCGTCTACTGGCTGCTCGCGAACGAGGTCCTCGACCG
- a CDS encoding 50S ribosomal protein L13, translating into MSAAEFDADIVVDARDCIMGRVASNVAELALDGKTVAVVNTEDAVITGNEEDVFGTYRKRAELGSDSGPYYPKRPDRIFKRAVRGMLPYKTDRGREAFENVRLYVGNHVDEEGEVLEGTSLDRLSNIKFVTLGEVSEELGANKTW; encoded by the coding sequence ATGAGCGCCGCAGAATTCGACGCGGACATCGTCGTCGACGCCCGTGACTGTATCATGGGTCGCGTCGCATCGAACGTCGCCGAGCTCGCGCTCGACGGCAAGACGGTCGCAGTCGTCAACACCGAGGACGCGGTCATCACGGGGAACGAAGAGGACGTCTTCGGGACGTACCGGAAGCGCGCCGAGCTCGGCTCGGACAGCGGCCCGTACTACCCGAAGCGTCCGGATCGAATCTTCAAGCGCGCGGTGCGCGGGATGCTACCCTACAAGACGGATCGCGGTCGAGAGGCGTTCGAGAACGTCCGCCTCTACGTCGGCAACCACGTCGACGAGGAGGGCGAGGTGCTCGAAGGCACCTCGCTCGACCGGCTCTCGAACATCAAGTTCGTCACCCTCGGAGAGGTCTCCGAGGAGCTGGGGGCTAACAAGACATGGTAA
- a CDS encoding DNA-directed RNA polymerase subunit K has protein sequence MPDFNRYEKARIIGARALQVSYGAPVLVDTDQTEPILIAAEEYDANALPFTVRREKQ, from the coding sequence ATGCCCGACTTCAACCGCTACGAGAAAGCACGCATCATCGGGGCGCGAGCGCTCCAGGTCTCCTACGGCGCGCCCGTGCTGGTCGACACCGACCAGACGGAGCCGATCCTGATCGCCGCCGAGGAGTACGACGCGAACGCGCTCCCGTTCACCGTCCGGAGGGAGAAACAGTGA
- a CDS encoding 50S ribosomal protein L18e: MSKTSPRLSSLIAQLKSVARDSGADVWHDVAGRLEKPRSTHAEVNLSRIERYANEDETVVVPGKVLGSGALRKSVTVAAVDFSSSAETKIEHADGEVVQLAQAVEQNPEGSNVRVIR, from the coding sequence ATGAGCAAGACGAGCCCGAGACTCAGTAGTCTCATCGCCCAACTCAAGTCCGTCGCCCGCGATTCGGGTGCGGACGTATGGCACGACGTCGCCGGCCGGCTGGAGAAGCCGCGCTCGACGCACGCCGAGGTGAATCTGAGTCGTATCGAACGGTATGCGAACGAGGACGAGACAGTCGTCGTCCCCGGCAAGGTACTCGGCTCGGGTGCCCTCCGGAAGTCCGTGACGGTCGCCGCGGTGGACTTTTCGTCCAGCGCGGAAACGAAGATCGAGCACGCGGACGGCGAAGTCGTCCAGTTGGCACAAGCAGTTGAACAGAACCCCGAAGGATCCAACGTCCGGGTGATCCGATGA
- a CDS encoding 30S ribosomal protein S9, whose amino-acid sequence MVTNTSGKKKTAVARATVSDGEGRVRINSTPVELVEPEMSRLKMLEPFRIAGEEIRDEIDIDVTVDGGGYAGQADAVRTAIARGIVEHRNDAELRDAFMEFDRQLLVNDVRRKEPKKWGGPGARARYQKSYR is encoded by the coding sequence ATGGTAACCAACACGAGCGGTAAGAAGAAGACGGCCGTCGCTCGCGCGACGGTCTCCGACGGCGAAGGTCGCGTGCGAATCAACTCGACGCCCGTCGAGCTCGTCGAGCCGGAGATGTCCCGCCTCAAGATGCTGGAGCCGTTCCGCATCGCGGGCGAGGAGATCCGCGACGAGATCGACATCGACGTCACCGTGGACGGCGGCGGCTACGCCGGCCAGGCGGACGCCGTCCGAACGGCCATCGCGCGCGGCATCGTCGAGCACCGCAACGACGCGGAGCTCCGTGACGCGTTCATGGAGTTCGACCGGCAGCTGCTGGTCAACGACGTCCGGCGCAAGGAGCCGAAGAAGTGGGGCGGGCCCGGCGCTCGGGCGCGCTACCAGAAGTCCTACCGCTGA
- a CDS encoding 30S ribosomal protein S4 → MALPGENTKFYETPNHPYQGERISEEADLLGRYGLKNKEELWRAQSELRSYRREARALLGRVTEEGSEGEEFVSRLRRLGILGESDELDAVLSLDVTDVLERRLQTVAYRKGLASTPQQARQFIVHGHVTVDGSRVTAPSTKVDVATEDAIAFDETSPLTDELHPARADNQE, encoded by the coding sequence ATGGCGCTTCCCGGTGAGAACACCAAGTTCTACGAGACGCCGAACCACCCCTATCAGGGCGAGCGCATCTCCGAGGAGGCCGACCTCCTCGGGCGCTACGGCCTGAAGAACAAAGAGGAGCTCTGGCGAGCGCAGTCCGAACTGCGTTCCTACCGCCGAGAGGCCCGCGCACTCCTCGGTCGCGTGACCGAGGAGGGCTCGGAGGGCGAGGAGTTCGTCTCCCGCCTCCGCCGCCTCGGCATCCTCGGTGAGTCCGACGAACTGGACGCGGTCCTCTCGCTGGACGTGACGGACGTCCTCGAGCGCCGCCTCCAGACCGTCGCCTACCGCAAGGGCCTGGCGAGCACGCCGCAGCAGGCGCGCCAGTTCATCGTCCACGGCCACGTCACGGTCGACGGGAGCCGCGTTACGGCCCCCTCGACGAAGGTCGACGTCGCCACGGAGGACGCCATCGCGTTCGACGAGACGAGCCCGCTCACCGACGAGCTCCACCCGGCTCGCGCCGACAACCAGGAGTAA
- the moaA gene encoding GTP 3',8-cyclase MoaA: MLEDGFGREVTGVRVSLTDRCNFDCVYCHNEGLGDTRGPMAARDHEMSADDVVRFLEVVEGFGVDAVKFTGGEPMLRDDLEEIVRRTPDSMEVSLTTNGTFLPGRAEDLVEAGVERVNVSQDALDADAFKAVTQSGAYEQVIEGVKAAVEAGLDPVKLNMVLFEQTKGYVPEMVDYVAENDGLQLQLIEFMPELVGKPEWAVDVEKVHDWLEGEADRVEVREMHDRKRYWVDGGMVEIVDPVGNEEFCANCHRVRVTHEGYLKGCLNRNDDLRSMGEMSREEIASAFRETVANRVPYYGEYMVRDGEGGWTVNEEYLDAPRDADAPVVADD, encoded by the coding sequence ATGCTCGAGGATGGGTTCGGTCGCGAAGTGACTGGGGTCCGGGTCTCCCTGACGGACCGCTGTAACTTCGACTGCGTCTACTGTCACAACGAGGGACTCGGCGACACCCGCGGCCCGATGGCGGCGCGCGACCACGAGATGAGCGCGGACGACGTCGTCCGCTTCCTCGAGGTCGTGGAGGGGTTCGGCGTCGACGCCGTGAAGTTCACGGGCGGCGAGCCGATGCTCCGAGACGACCTCGAGGAGATCGTCCGCCGGACGCCCGACTCCATGGAGGTGTCGCTCACCACGAACGGCACCTTCCTCCCCGGTCGCGCCGAGGACCTCGTCGAGGCCGGCGTCGAGCGCGTGAACGTCTCGCAGGACGCCCTCGACGCCGACGCGTTCAAGGCCGTCACCCAATCCGGCGCGTACGAGCAGGTCATCGAGGGGGTGAAGGCCGCCGTCGAGGCCGGCCTCGACCCCGTGAAGCTCAACATGGTGCTCTTCGAGCAGACGAAGGGCTACGTGCCCGAGATGGTCGACTACGTCGCCGAGAACGACGGCCTCCAGCTCCAACTCATCGAGTTCATGCCCGAGCTGGTGGGAAAGCCCGAGTGGGCCGTCGACGTCGAGAAGGTCCACGACTGGCTCGAGGGCGAGGCCGACCGCGTGGAGGTCCGGGAGATGCACGACCGCAAGCGCTACTGGGTCGACGGCGGGATGGTCGAAATCGTCGACCCGGTCGGCAACGAGGAGTTCTGCGCGAACTGCCACCGCGTGCGCGTGACACACGAAGGGTACTTGAAGGGCTGTCTGAACCGGAACGACGACCTCCGCTCGATGGGCGAGATGTCCCGCGAGGAGATCGCGAGCGCGTTCCGCGAGACGGTCGCGAACCGCGTCCCCTACTACGGCGAGTACATGGTTCGCGACGGCGAGGGCGGCTGGACGGTGAACGAGGAGTACCTCGACGCGCCCCGCGACGCCGACGCCCCGGTCGTCGCCGACGACTGA
- a CDS encoding DNA-directed RNA polymerase subunit N — MMVPVRCFTCGKVIGEHWEEFKARAASKEGDEDPAAVLDDLGLDRHCCRRMFVSHQDLVDVVSPYQ, encoded by the coding sequence ATGATGGTACCAGTCCGGTGTTTCACGTGCGGGAAAGTCATCGGTGAACACTGGGAGGAATTCAAGGCGCGAGCCGCGAGCAAGGAGGGCGACGAGGACCCCGCAGCGGTCCTCGACGACCTCGGTCTGGATCGGCACTGCTGCCGCCGGATGTTCGTCTCGCACCAGGACCTCGTCGACGTGGTCTCACCCTACCAGTAG